A portion of the Bacillota bacterium genome contains these proteins:
- a CDS encoding LuxR C-terminal-related transcriptional regulator: protein MVALDQQRSNLSAHLGRLLALAMLGSAAILGLVSLRYAEQPDRRVTDYCNLVVAQATTNLRAFLRAYEDATFQFVANQDLNQLLTDCVASPDPYEIAPYSHTFSNFLEGYTFGYRGVFDAVFLDECNENRKALTMRESLPASFIKSLRNSEAYKSAIKADGKPTWTFEPDCAHTGIDCVMVGRRIKGLFTESPLGVLIILIQADELARVVNDYLHDHFYFSVGTAKTNYTVVADGDGRIISAPLWENGSADPLEGISYVQELYSGAVINRADGSFTTKINGEDVVAILRSIEGTDWRVFVPVSLAGLFDKEADGGFSRAFPVSLTGGLIAGALATAAIFMLLWPRRRLQVPPVVNASIARTQAETPGSTEKEGSPSQEDLPRSRSRPEWKQQLSRKEMQVLILLSQGHSNKEIARTLCVAEQTVKNYVSSIYSKLDVHDRVQASLLAVSEGLHRLDWHDFE from the coding sequence ATGGTGGCCCTCGACCAGCAAAGAAGCAACCTGTCTGCGCACCTCGGCCGTTTGCTTGCTCTGGCTATGTTAGGGTCAGCGGCAATCCTTGGTCTAGTATCGCTCAGATATGCCGAGCAGCCTGATCGAAGGGTGACAGACTACTGCAACCTGGTCGTGGCTCAAGCAACAACGAACCTGCGGGCCTTCCTCAGGGCCTATGAGGATGCCACATTCCAGTTTGTTGCAAATCAGGATCTGAACCAGCTACTGACGGACTGCGTGGCCAGCCCAGATCCATACGAGATCGCCCCTTACAGCCACACCTTCTCGAATTTCCTGGAGGGATATACATTCGGCTATCGTGGAGTATTCGACGCTGTGTTTCTCGACGAGTGCAACGAGAATCGAAAGGCACTGACGATGCGGGAGTCGCTTCCGGCTTCGTTCATCAAGTCGCTTCGGAACTCCGAGGCGTACAAGAGCGCGATAAAGGCTGACGGCAAGCCGACGTGGACATTCGAGCCAGACTGCGCCCATACGGGCATCGACTGCGTCATGGTTGGCAGGCGGATAAAGGGCCTGTTCACGGAAAGCCCGCTTGGCGTGCTGATCATCCTGATACAGGCGGACGAACTGGCTCGTGTGGTCAACGACTACCTGCACGATCACTTCTACTTCTCGGTGGGCACGGCTAAGACCAACTACACGGTAGTCGCTGATGGCGATGGGCGCATCATCTCTGCACCCCTGTGGGAAAATGGATCTGCAGACCCCTTGGAAGGAATCTCCTATGTGCAGGAGCTCTATTCGGGCGCTGTGATAAACCGGGCCGACGGCAGCTTCACGACCAAAATCAACGGCGAGGATGTCGTTGCGATTCTCAGGTCAATTGAAGGCACTGATTGGCGCGTGTTCGTGCCAGTCTCGCTGGCTGGTCTCTTCGATAAGGAGGCCGATGGAGGTTTCTCCCGCGCGTTTCCCGTCTCCCTGACGGGCGGGCTGATCGCGGGCGCACTGGCTACTGCTGCTATCTTCATGCTCTTGTGGCCCAGGCGCAGGCTGCAAGTCCCGCCTGTCGTCAACGCGTCAATTGCTCGAACTCAAGCCGAAACTCCAGGGAGCACCGAAAAAGAGGGCTCTCCCAGCCAGGAAGACCTGCCTCGTTCTCGCTCCCGCCCTGAATGGAAACAGCAGCTCAGCAGGAAAGAGATGCAGGTCCTCATACTACTGTCACAAGGCCACTCCAACAAAGAGATAGCGCGCACCCTGTGCGTAGCTGAGCAGA